In Carettochelys insculpta isolate YL-2023 chromosome 3, ASM3395843v1, whole genome shotgun sequence, the genomic stretch caaagacccacttgatcagatgcatctgaagaagtgggtctttgcccacaaaagcttatgctcatacatttctgttagtctataaggaccacaggacccctcattgcttttgttaATATACTGATTGCACTTTTTTAACTCACAATTATAATTgacaggaaaaaataattaaaattattcaCATTTTATGTTCCACAGAAGCAATATGGTGTGGATAGTTCTGGAGGCTACAAACAGCAGTcactaaagagaatggagagggaAGTAGCTAGGGGAAGGATGCAGCCTTCTGAATATCATAAGAGAAAAGCTGATTTGATGGAATCTTTGGCTTTTGGTGTAGATGATGGGAAAACGAAGACCTCAGGTCAGTACTTACCCTACGTTGCTGGAGGAGCATggatttctttctctctttttccagCCAAGGTAGAGACCAAAAGCGATGGTATTGCTATGACTTGCTGTGCCTAATATGTACTTGTTAATATTCATGTAGTTGGTCTTTTCATTCCATCTGTTCATCAAGCTCACTGCAGTTTCTGTGCCACATATGTAGTTAAATAGTTTAGAGATGGGTTCGGTTTTAAAGCATATCTGTTGGATATGCTCTAAATAGTTGTACTATGTATTAATTCAGTAGAGCCCAAAATAGTCCTGAATTCTTATTCATTACCATTTTTCTGCCGTGGACGGCCTTAAAAATTTGGCATCTAGCTTTTGGGTCTGTCTGTTTGGCCCTCTGCCTTCTTGTCTGGATTACAATTGATGTAATAGGTTTTCTCCTACATTTTATAAGTTCTTGgaatacatcctttgttaggatgggtcatcagTCCTTTCAGGCACAGTTCATAGCAAAGATATTCCTAAACTGATGAGCTATAATGAAGCCAATTGAAGGAAACTCTAGGTCCCTTTATAACCTTGCCTGTGTGGagagaattccattgttctcactGTGTGAAAGTATGCTAATGATGGAGTTTGTCAcatgatcaagtcacctcttcCTGTTTGACTCAGTCCTTTTGGCAGCCATGATTTCCATCAGGGCCAGGCAAAATGGGTTCCCTGCCTGCCGCACCCCTACACATGGCTCAGAAAAGTGGCTCCTGTTTGTTTTGCAGCAGTTCGGGGAGCGTGTGGGGAGAAGgtttgtgtgctgcccctgccctcagaaCAATCCCATTGCCTAGTTTCTGGCCAAGGGGAGCTTCCTGTTCAAAGCACCCCTCCCCTCAGGTTGTGACTATTcagagagcacatggcccctgTGTAAGAaacctgctgggcagctggctgtgagtcacccaggtaagtctcccagccagagcctgcctcaaggacctcaacccctccctcctgccgaagcctctgcccctcctcctgtacAGATACTCACTCGCAGACTCTGCATCAcaatcccccaccccaggtcacaaccgccTCTTCCACCCAAATTCTGTGCTAGACACATCCACACctcagtcccttaccccaagatcccttctgcacccagcctctgtcccatgatattaatggaggtgtGGTGTCTGGAAGGCCCctaaccactttccaaattcttggaggggcccccatcaaaaattattgcccatcctggCTTATATGCCGGTTTTGAATATTCACAGCAACAGCAGAGTTCCTCATTTGTGGATTGGCACCAGTGGAGGTCCATTGGCTGTCAGGTATTCTGATTCACTCAACTAGAAGCTGTTTTGCAGTAGGAGGGTAAAGCCTGTTGTTCTCTCACAGAtataaacatttgaaatacaagcgCATGTGCAATACTTataatttcaaatacaaaaatcatACCTATGAATATTATAAACAGAATTAGCAAATCATTAGCTTTCAAGAGATACTTCATTTGGCCCACTGCGTACAGGATTTGGTGCGAATATATACCAAAGTTTACAACAGTAGTTTGCATGTTCACATCACAATCCAATAACATCATAGGGAAAGAAAGTAAATGGCCAGATTGTCTAATACCAGCATGTGACCTAAGTTCGCAATTTAACTTACTGCTGTATGCTTATAAACCAGTTCCAACCTGAGTTGTCATTTGATTTGTCAACTTGCCTGTATAGAATATTAATTGTGTAGGCTTAAAATGTGTATATTTTTTCCTTTAGGAATCATTGAAGCACTTTGCAGGTATTATCACAATGAAATCAAAGATGTAAGGCGTGTGTGGCTTTCTACAGGAGTGGATCACTTCCACTCATCTTTGGGAGACAGAGGTTGGGGTTGTGGCTACAGGAACTTTCAAATGCTGCTTTCTTCATTATTGAGGAATGACCTGTATAATGACTGTTTAAAAGGTATGTACAGTGATTTACTGTTTTGAATATTAGCTTCTGCATACAACAGTTTGACTAAGTAGAAACCAGAAAGTGTAAACTTTTTGTAACTAATAGGTTGTTGATATCCATTAAATACTTTATCATTGGCAGGTATTCTAGAAACTTTCAGGAATCAATTTGAGACAAGAAGACTGGATAAAGGAGATACAACTGATACAATTAATCTTTTAGATTTAAGAGAGAAATAGAAATGTGTGTTTGTTCTGTATTAAGGCTTTCTGATGACCTGTCGCTCCCTGTTTTTATAAATGAAACATTTACTTGGTTACAGTTTTAACTGAGACTGCTTCAGTATGTTGTTAGCAATGTAAATATTGggtgtatatttttatttcagatattACTGTAATTCCTTGTATTCCAAAAATTCAGTCCATGATTGAAGATGCTTGGAAAGAAGGTTTTGATCCTCAGGGAGCATCTCACTTCAGCAATAGATTACATGGTACCAAGGCATGGATAGGAGCATGTGAAATTCATTGTCTGTTAACCAGTTTAAGGTTAAAGTACGTGACAATTCTCATCCATCTCTTAAGAATCAGGGATGTTTTCAGTTCCAGTCTAAACATATTGAGTGGTAACACATGATACAACACTGTATTGTATGTCTAATAGTATAGAGATAAAAATTGACCACACTTATGTCTCTTCTCTTCACATAAAGTTTGAAGGAGGTGGAGTTGCCAAAATTCTCAACTTATACATATGTTTATCTGCACACCTCAAACCAATTTAGGCTGTTGGTTTCTTATTTTAAATTCCTTTCCTTGAGTGACTACCAGGCACTCTGCTTTTGGAGCTGTATTACTCCTGCAGCTTCATTGACTTTAAATTTGACTAATCTGTAAATGCATGTGAGACTGAGACATGGTCAACATTATAGAATTAGAGCAACACAAGGCAGTTTACTTTAATCTAAGTCATTatacacactggctacgtctacactacagcaatccttcaaaacaatttttctggaagagctcttcagaaaaatcttttgaaagagcgcatctacaaacaaaaaggCATATTGAAAGATcagtccactcttttgatagagagtggctGTACACCCCGTTCTTTCAGGAGAACGGTCTAGGGATTGAAAAATCGGTGCCATGAGCACTGCTGtttggaaaaaagggcccctggggcctCTACACACTTTTTTATCTCAATCTTTCATAAAAAGGCACTCTCTCTcttctgggagagggagagggtcGCTGGAAGGAGTGATGTGTTCttccaatttcagatcaaaagagtgcattttgggTGTAGGTGCTTcatgggttctttcaaagaaggtctggctattttgaaagaacttgctaaggTAGATGCAGCCACTGTAGCCTTGCTTCTGCCTATGTACACGCAGTATTTCACTGAAACAATAACGTCACCTTACTGAGAGGCATAGCCCTTACATTGATATAGTTAGGGTGATACACTGTCCTGCACAGCTGTATCTGTGAAATGGACAAGAATGTCAATTTCATAGCTGTTGGGCTCAGTTTCACAGCTGAAATCCTAGTACCAGtctcacagctggggctgtcaccCTGGGGTATGAGGGCTGCAGTTATGAACCTCTTAAGGCTACCTGTGTCCCACAGGGCCCCTTTTCAGTCAGAGTAAGCACTCCTAGTGAGGGTGTTTCATCAGCAGAAGGTATGTATTGTGGGCACTAACAGCTGAATCAGTTACTGTGGTGACTGTAGCTAAGTTAAGTTGATCTCATATTGTAATGTAGACAACCCTTTAATTAATTCACCATACAATTTTTGTGAGTTTGTGTAGTATTGCAGGCAGTGCTTTAAAACTAAGAGCGTTGCACCACAGTGATCGATGCAGTGTTGTTGACTTAGTGATCTGGTGAAATCACAGGAAGGTCAGTGGGATACCAGTCTTCCATCAGCAAGatgagagaggagaggaggaacGTGTGTTGATGGGAGACAAAAAAGCAAAGAGTAGATGCCACATGAAGTTGAGGTAGTTATGTAGCTCAGTTGTGGTTTCTATAACTCTGCACAACATAAATTACATTGACTTTTGTGGCAGGTTGACAGACCTTTACTGGCTTTAATTAAAGCTTCACATTCATTAAAACATTCACAAGAACTCTTCCTAACTGAGGTCTAGCAAGTGTTAGGAAAAAAGTTTGATATGCAGCCATTTATTTGCCTGTGTGAAGGTTATTACTTAGACTTAAAATGTGTGTCTCCTGCCACTTTGGATAATCCGAGGCAAAGTTTAATAGTATGTGGCTCAACAGTTCTCCAGACATGTAAGGTCTGTTGGCGGTCTCTGGTTCTACACAATTACAAAACTACTGTTTAGTGCTGTTTTTATAAAGGTAGTGACAAGTATATTACACTACAGAATAAAGACTAGATACCATAGACCATTGTCTGTTTTTTAAACTGGACTTTTTTATGATACtctgagttttcatttttaatctcCTGTAGGTGTCAAATCATTGACTTTCACAAGCCAACTGGTCCCTTGGGTACACATCCTCGTTTATTTGAATGGGTTTTGACCTACTATTCTTCAAACAAAGAAGGTGGCACAAAAGTAGTTTGTACTCCCAAACCACCTATCTACATGCAGCACCAAGGTCAGCATAATCTGTACTAGTTCTTTGATCTTCTATTGaattttatttgtaaaacagGGTATTATTTCAAATTATATCTTGTGTCCTCTGCCTCCTTCATCCCTTATGTACCAGATTTCCCAATATATTTCCTGTTAATCTTGTTTGTTGCAAGCAAAGAGAAATGTAAAATAAGATTCCATCAGATTAAAGTTGTTAAATCAACTGAAGAACGTATTAGGAGTTTGAACTGGTTGATATCTGCTTTTCAGTGGCAAATAGCTTGGTAGATAAAATATTCTCATTCTTTACTTGGCCAAAGGACTTGTAGCAGTTCAGAGAGAAAATAAATTCTAGTAGCTGATGCAAGCTTTTACTAtcattattttgttttgatattaggACATAGCCGTACTATTGTTGGAATAGAAGAGAGGAAGAACAGAACATTGTGTTTACTAGTATTTGACCCAGGATGCCCATCCCAAGAAATGCAGAAACTGTTAAAACAAAGCAGTGATACCAGTCTCAAATTATTTCGGAAGTTTGTGAGTAGCTTAAAAGATAAGCAATACCAAATAGTGGCTGTAGAGGGCGTGCTCTCATCAGAGGAAAAAGTTGTAAGTATTCCTGTAATATTTCTGTATACAGAATAGAAACATAATAAATAGAATTGATCTTTTGTCTTCAACTGTATATGTCCAGAGCAGTTATCTGGGTGGGtcaatttttttcatctttctACACCCCAGCAAAACACCCCAGAACAAAGAGCCCATCTGTTTATTCTTCACTAagtaaacaattttttaaaacattctagCACATGTTCTTATACTCATGGTTCAAGTTCTTGACATTCTATTTAAAGGAATATTAGACAAAATATGTATTTGTGTATACTAATTCTGCCATCTTTAAAAACTTTCCTAAATCAGTTCTGTTATACTTTATTTTTATCAATTTTGCATACTTTATATGTATCCAGCATTGTCTCCAAAAGAAGAGAACTCTTCTCAGAAACACTGTCATACCTAACAAACTGTAAAGGGTATTTAATTAGATTAcgtataaaacaaaaaaaggttaAGCCACACACATCACTGGTATGTTTCACAGTGGTATTTGTTGACGCCAGGGAAATGGAGTCTGACTCCTTCATTGACTTACTGGTTCTGGAGAATACTCAGTGGTTACATTAGACTATTTTCCCCTTGCATCTCTTTTCTGTCCTTCCCCTGTCAACTGCTCTTCTCTATTTAGGTTCTGCCTTTCTCCTGCCCTCTGCATTGCAAACACATTGCTTTTGCCTCCATCCTGCCCAACATTGGCAATATTGATTGTTTAAGGGAGAGAGTGTCTCTGCACAGTACTACTGTCAGCCAGAGCAGTTCTCAGAAGTGTGAAGAAAAATTCTGTTTGGTCCATGCAACCATGGGCTGAAGCATGGTCAGTACACATAGATGCAATGCTCTGAGGATTTAGAACTCTCAGTAGGCCTGTGCTAAGCACCTGCAAACAAATTTTTCAGAAGTGTATAATATCCCTAACAAAAGGCATGTCCCTGACACCAGGTGCTGCCCTGCACCATCACAAGCAAGAACTTCTCAATTAAATGGCTGATTATTTTCATAGGGGCACAATAACTACTTCCCTAAACTCATGGTTTCAGCTAAACATTAAAACCTCCGCTAAGACATATACTGGGGGAGACTTCAGCATGCACATTTAAAGTTTGGTAAAGTATAAGCAATGGCAGGCAAGGTTTATAATAGAAAGAAATAAGCAAACTTAGGTCaaagttaaaataatttaatacttAAGAAATGAGTGTTTCAAAACAGTATTATAAATTAGCTAATAGTTTTAATTACATAAGGTACTTTCCAGTTTGTACTTTTGTTCTGAGTGCATCTAACTTTTCTCTTTAAGGCTCGCTGTCATGCTTCTCAAATCTTCACAGCAGAAAGGATTCCATGAAGGATGGCAAACTGATGGAACTTTGTGAATGTGAAACTTTGAAAAACTGTTTGACAGTATTTAATCACTGTAGTTGTGGTAATATTTTTAGTGTTTTGATTATACATTGTTGAAAAACAAGCTTGTCCTGCTAATATTTTAATAAACACATATGGCATACTTGGTTGTATACTCCCTACCCTGCAGGAATAAGTGGCTGGCCTTTGTTAACTATGGAATATAATAAAGTGGGGAGTCTGGTCAGTCTCTAGAGCTATGGAAGATTTAGATTTCCTTACTTGTGTGTAGCAACTGTACCACAAGGCTGTAACTATCCTATGGTGCGTGTTCACCAATTCTCTTCATTACTAAAAGACTTATCAGTTGCTGGCTGAGAGCACAAAAGTTCATCATTTCTGTATAGGAGCAATCCTATATAAGCAAACCTGTGTTCACTTATGGCTGCTTGTTTTCTCTCTGTAATGTTCCGGAGGTGAGTTGGGGTAAATATACCCAGCGT encodes the following:
- the ZUP1 gene encoding zinc finger-containing ubiquitin peptidase 1 isoform X2; its protein translation is MPLCELCGQALRTEPEMRRHLQRAHLEREPRCPLCPFAAPGYEELRDHVDSAHPEPGPAVPSHCSSGASGPQLEARVRAPRGPLLGAGPGSGRQLYECPMCDLVCANCQILQEHVDLHLKEQSFSEDINVGELSDLELARQLQKEEDKQQGLEEARREREEFQKLQKQYGVDSSGGYKQQSLKRMEREVARGRMQPSEYHKRKADLMESLAFGVDDGKTKTSGIIEALCRYYHNEIKDVRRVWLSTGVDHFHSSLGDRGWGCGYRNFQMLLSSLLRNDLYNDCLKDITVIPCIPKIQSMIEDAWKEGFDPQGASHFSNRLHGTKAWIGACEIHCLLTSLRLKCQIIDFHKPTGPLGTHPRLFEWVLTYYSSNKEGGTKVVCTPKPPIYMQHQGHSRTIVGIEERKNRTLCLLVFDPGCPSQEMQKLLKQSSDTSLKLFRKFVSSLKDKQYQIVAVEGVLSSEEKVARCHASQIFTAERIP
- the ZUP1 gene encoding zinc finger-containing ubiquitin peptidase 1 isoform X1, producing the protein MPLCELCGQALRTEPEMRRHLQRAHLEREPRCPLCPFAAPGYEELRDHVDSAHPEPGPAVPSHCSSGASGPQLEARVRAPRGPLLGAGPGSGRQLYECPMCDLVCANCQILQEHVDLHLKEQSFSEVDINVGELSDLELARQLQKEEDKQQGLEEARREREEFQKLQKQYGVDSSGGYKQQSLKRMEREVARGRMQPSEYHKRKADLMESLAFGVDDGKTKTSGIIEALCRYYHNEIKDVRRVWLSTGVDHFHSSLGDRGWGCGYRNFQMLLSSLLRNDLYNDCLKDITVIPCIPKIQSMIEDAWKEGFDPQGASHFSNRLHGTKAWIGACEIHCLLTSLRLKCQIIDFHKPTGPLGTHPRLFEWVLTYYSSNKEGGTKVVCTPKPPIYMQHQGHSRTIVGIEERKNRTLCLLVFDPGCPSQEMQKLLKQSSDTSLKLFRKFVSSLKDKQYQIVAVEGVLSSEEKVARCHASQIFTAERIP